A genomic window from Gossypium hirsutum isolate 1008001.06 chromosome D10, Gossypium_hirsutum_v2.1, whole genome shotgun sequence includes:
- the LOC121222083 gene encoding uncharacterized protein, with protein sequence MCKIRGEIGFGWDDNMKTITCDRATYDAVVMAHKKYEPFLNKSIDHYDEMALVVGKYMATGSFARTFADIDLDDGNEDSMPVDCDNEEAEEVRTNVSSSGTSKRKRKSVQESLVDEQIKFVGEQLAKIANALEQFSADKTPQLYEQVMSMEEEGFDDDFLCSVFDYLVSNESEAKAFLVKSKKHKKIWLQKFSQGEDINTFM encoded by the exons ATGTGCAAAATTCGAGGTGAAAttggttttggatgggatgataacatgaaaacgatcacatgtgatagagcgacatatgatgcagtagtgatg gcacacaagaagtatgaaccatttttgaataaaagtattgatcattatgatgaaatggctttggttgttggcaaatatatggcaacagggagttttgccagaacatttgctgacatagatttggatgatggtaaTGAAGATTCAATGCCTGTAGACTGCGACAATGAAGAGGCTGAAGAGGTTAGAACAaatgtatcttcatctggcacatccaaacgtaaaagaaaaagtgTTCAAGAAAGTctcgttgatgaacaaattaaatttgtgggtgaacaacttgccaaaattgctaatgctttggaacaatttTCTGCCGATAAGACACCACAGCTTTACGAAcaagtgatgtcgatggaggaagaaggatttgatgatgacttcttgtgttctgtgtttgattatctAGTGAGTAATGAATCTGAGGccaaagcttttttagttaaaagtaagaagcataaaAAAATATGGCTTCAAAAGTTTTCTCAAGGTGAAGATATTAATACTTTTATGTAG
- the LOC121222231 gene encoding uncharacterized protein, with product MQFVALQVWRPSGRPQGILNIGVALLDSSMRSMPLYLQMVSSAVRYRHLIGEEDPFQNSIVNPVSSTSKSNKYQLLVNGLLKPDLRRTKSDSSSILESDLRPPGKSTKRSSIVDGGSMVNGTEIGKNNNKLNSRGSSMVNYIPKKGKSSSMVNGSKAVEKKSRLIQEGVPW from the coding sequence ATGCAGTTTGTCGCGCTTCAGGTTTGGCGACCGTCAGGTCGACCCCAAGGGATTTTGAACATTGGGGTGGCATTGCTTGATAGTTCAATGAGGAGCATGCCATTGTATTTGCAAATGGTGTCGTCGGCGGTCAGATACCGACATTTAATTGGCGAGGAAGATCCATTTCAAAACTCCATTGTCAACCCTGTTTCAAGCACTAGCAAAAGCAATAAGTATCAGCTTTTGGTTAATGGGTTGCTGAAACCCGATCTTCGACGAACCAAGAGTGATTCGAGTTCCATTTTAGAATCAGATTTAAGGCCGCCTGGGAAATCCACTAAACGGTCTTCCATTGTCGATGGCGGATCAATGGTTAATGGAACAGAAATTGGAAAAAACAACAATAAGCTTAATTCAAGAGGGAGTTCAATGGTAAATTACATTCCCAAGAAGGGAAAATCTAGTTCGATGGTTAACGGATCGAAAGCtgttgaaaaaaaatcaagattaaTTCAAGAGGGAGTTCCATGGTAA